The proteins below come from a single Oerskovia jenensis genomic window:
- a CDS encoding carbohydrate ABC transporter permease translates to MSNDLSVTPAEQVSGPTTSPGSGGASRPGATSAGVPLRRRARRGSRNRPNWGAGIAVTIWLLIVAIPLYVLVTASFQTQAGYAEGGPLSLPTTFTLDNFTNAFDQGFGRYFLNTLVVTVAVVGIVVLLVPPLSYAIVRNRSRATTGIFRMFLLGLAVPASAVIVPIFYVISVVGLYDNLIGVILPTAAFCLPICTIILSGSMRDITNELYEAMALDGASPKRVFLQLVLPLSKGGVATIVVYSALQAWNGFLFPLILTQSESTKVITLGLFNFQTQYGVNIPGLLAAVVMSMIPILLVYLFARRALVQGLMGVGGK, encoded by the coding sequence ATGAGCAACGACCTGAGCGTCACCCCCGCGGAGCAGGTCTCCGGCCCGACGACGTCGCCCGGCTCGGGTGGTGCGTCCCGCCCGGGCGCGACGAGCGCGGGCGTCCCGCTGCGCCGTCGGGCACGCAGAGGCAGCCGCAACCGGCCCAACTGGGGCGCGGGCATCGCGGTCACGATCTGGCTCCTGATCGTCGCGATCCCCCTCTACGTGCTGGTCACCGCGTCGTTCCAGACGCAGGCCGGGTACGCAGAGGGCGGCCCCCTGTCCCTGCCGACCACGTTCACGCTCGACAACTTCACCAACGCGTTCGACCAGGGCTTCGGTCGCTACTTCCTCAACACGCTCGTCGTGACGGTCGCCGTGGTCGGGATCGTGGTGCTGCTCGTGCCGCCGCTGTCGTACGCGATCGTGCGCAACCGCTCGCGGGCCACCACGGGCATCTTCCGGATGTTCCTCCTGGGCCTCGCGGTCCCCGCGAGCGCCGTGATCGTGCCGATCTTCTACGTGATCTCGGTCGTGGGCCTGTACGACAACCTGATCGGCGTGATCCTGCCGACCGCGGCGTTCTGCCTGCCGATCTGCACGATCATCCTCAGCGGCTCGATGCGCGACATCACCAACGAGCTCTACGAGGCGATGGCCCTCGACGGTGCGTCGCCCAAGCGGGTGTTCCTGCAGCTCGTGCTGCCGCTGTCCAAGGGCGGCGTCGCGACGATCGTCGTCTACTCGGCCCTGCAGGCGTGGAACGGGTTCCTGTTCCCCCTGATCCTCACCCAGTCCGAGTCGACCAAGGTCATCACGCTCGGCCTCTTCAACTTCCAGACGCAGTACGGCGTCAACATCCCCGGCCTCCTCGCGGCGGTCGTCATGTCGATGATCCCGATCCTGCTCGTGTACCTGTTCGCCCGGCGTGCCCTGGTCCAGGGCCTCATGGGCGTCGGCGGAAAGTAG
- a CDS encoding carbohydrate ABC transporter permease, producing the protein MTTRAPQGRTRPGAADLQVGRPGVVWALPAALFFGLFALLPMVLVLVLSFTQWSGLGSPEFVGTENWSRLLDDPVMLKSIGLSLVLTALGVVTQTPVAMLLGVWAAGHQWNRAVLSAIFFVPLLLSAAAVSVLWRAVLDPNFGVPAQMEWLFGDGNLFGNQSTAIAVLVFVSLWQFTPLHALIYQGAAKAVPPMLYEAAEIDGAGRVRSFFAITLPQLRNTMITSVILMVVGGLTTFDTVLILTNGGPGTDTTITAFYMYQKAFRGFDFGLASVIAVVLVVAATAISLVMVRLSGYDKMRSELEGV; encoded by the coding sequence ATGACCACCCGCGCACCCCAGGGGCGCACGCGCCCGGGCGCCGCCGACCTCCAGGTCGGTCGCCCGGGCGTGGTCTGGGCCCTGCCCGCCGCCCTGTTCTTCGGGCTCTTCGCCCTCCTGCCCATGGTCCTCGTGCTCGTGCTGTCGTTCACGCAGTGGAGCGGTCTGGGCAGCCCCGAGTTCGTCGGGACCGAGAACTGGTCCCGCCTCCTCGACGACCCCGTGATGCTCAAGAGCATCGGGCTCTCGCTCGTGCTCACGGCGCTCGGCGTCGTGACCCAGACCCCGGTCGCGATGCTGCTGGGCGTGTGGGCCGCGGGCCACCAGTGGAACCGTGCGGTCCTGTCGGCGATCTTCTTCGTGCCGCTGCTGCTGTCCGCGGCCGCCGTGTCGGTCCTGTGGCGCGCGGTGCTCGACCCGAACTTCGGCGTCCCGGCCCAGATGGAGTGGCTGTTCGGCGACGGCAACCTGTTCGGGAACCAGTCGACCGCGATCGCGGTCCTGGTGTTCGTGAGCCTGTGGCAGTTCACGCCGCTGCACGCCCTGATCTACCAGGGCGCCGCGAAGGCCGTGCCGCCCATGCTCTACGAGGCGGCCGAGATCGACGGCGCCGGGCGCGTGCGCTCGTTCTTCGCGATCACGCTCCCGCAGCTGCGCAACACCATGATCACGTCGGTCATCCTCATGGTCGTCGGTGGCCTCACCACGTTCGACACGGTCCTCATCCTGACCAACGGCGGGCCCGGCACGGACACGACCATCACGGCCTTCTACATGTACCAGAAGGCGTTCCGCGGCTTCGACTTCGGGCTCGCGTCCGTGATCGCCGTGGTCCTGGTCGTCGCCGCGACCGCGATCTCCCTGGTCATGGTCCGCCTGTCCGGGTACGACAAGATGCGCAGCGAGCTGGAGGGCGTGTGA
- a CDS encoding ABC transporter substrate-binding protein: MNTRTRKSLTAAAVASALVLPLAACASGDSGGSSRPENEIHVMVYGDATNKVEQQMVDTFNQTSDVKVVLDTIPGADYQQKLQTIIDTNAAPDVFFNWGGGSIEPFVDADLLLPLDDFIAEDPQLKDAFLPAVFNSAVIDGKSYGIPMRGTQPVMLFHNKQVLADAGLEAPQTWDELLAAVETLKAQGVTPIALGGADQWPTLMWYQYAFDRVAGPELFEKALAGETDVWDSAESHEALDTLSELIDAGAFGTNFDSVKFTDGGSPALLRTGKAAFELMGSWNYSTHYDVDPEWTDANLGYTAFPAIDGGKGDAANITGNTNNFYSVLATTRYPDAVRDFLTLMYSDEFVEAQLAIGNLPTTTNTEQFLDQAASPDYAAFQFDLVKNAPHFQMSWDQAFPPAAGTPLKIAVQQFFSGQIDADGFIAAMKSLPASR; encoded by the coding sequence ATGAACACAAGAACGCGGAAGTCGCTCACGGCCGCGGCCGTGGCGTCGGCGCTGGTCCTCCCGCTCGCGGCGTGCGCGAGCGGGGACTCCGGTGGGTCGAGCCGCCCCGAGAACGAGATCCACGTGATGGTCTACGGGGACGCGACAAACAAGGTCGAGCAGCAGATGGTCGACACGTTCAACCAGACCTCGGACGTCAAGGTCGTCCTCGACACCATCCCGGGCGCCGACTACCAGCAGAAGCTCCAGACGATCATCGACACCAACGCGGCGCCGGACGTCTTCTTCAACTGGGGCGGCGGCTCGATCGAGCCCTTCGTCGACGCCGACCTGCTGCTCCCCCTCGACGACTTCATCGCCGAGGACCCCCAGCTCAAGGACGCGTTCCTGCCCGCGGTGTTCAACTCGGCCGTGATCGACGGAAAGTCGTACGGCATCCCCATGCGTGGCACGCAGCCCGTCATGCTGTTCCACAACAAGCAGGTCCTCGCGGACGCAGGGCTGGAGGCCCCCCAGACCTGGGACGAGCTCCTCGCCGCGGTCGAGACCCTCAAGGCCCAGGGCGTGACCCCGATCGCGCTCGGCGGCGCCGACCAGTGGCCGACCCTCATGTGGTACCAGTACGCGTTCGACCGCGTCGCGGGCCCCGAGCTCTTCGAGAAGGCACTCGCGGGCGAGACCGACGTGTGGGACTCGGCCGAGAGCCACGAGGCGCTCGACACGCTGTCCGAGCTCATCGACGCCGGCGCGTTCGGCACCAACTTCGACTCCGTGAAGTTCACCGACGGCGGCTCGCCCGCGCTCCTGCGCACGGGCAAGGCGGCGTTCGAGCTCATGGGCTCGTGGAACTACTCGACGCACTACGACGTGGACCCCGAGTGGACCGACGCCAACCTCGGCTACACGGCCTTCCCCGCGATCGACGGCGGCAAGGGGGACGCGGCCAACATCACGGGCAACACCAACAACTTCTACTCGGTGCTCGCCACGACCCGCTACCCGGACGCCGTGCGCGACTTCCTCACGCTCATGTACTCGGACGAGTTCGTCGAGGCGCAGCTCGCGATCGGCAACCTGCCGACCACGACCAACACCGAGCAGTTCCTGGACCAGGCCGCGAGCCCCGACTACGCCGCCTTCCAGTTCGACCTCGTGAAGAACGCGCCGCACTTCCAGATGTCCTGGGACCAGGCGTTCCCCCCGGCTGCCGGCACCCCGCTCAAGATCGCGGTCCAGCAGTTCTTCAGCGGCCAGATCGACGCCGACGGCTTCATCGCTGCGATGAAGTCCCTGCCGGCCTCGCGCTGA
- a CDS encoding LacI family DNA-binding transcriptional regulator, producing MTDDVLPGRVTLAAVAAEAQVSLSTVSKVLNGRTDVSAGTRDRVEALLVQHGYRRRKSPTASAPLIEIVFHELESIWAMELIRGVEDVAREHGASVVLTESGTRHAPGPEWIEGVLARRPLGVVLVFSTLPAAVKEQLRSRAIPFAVIDPAGDPEPDVPSVGSANWQGGLMATRHLIELGHRRIGVITGPEDMMCSLARLDGYRSALGTAGITADPDLVRFGDFHPQGGTDRAEELLSLPEPPTAIFAGSDLQALGVLEAARRHGLRVPEDLSIVGYDDVPVARWSSPALTTIHQPLQEMGQEAARLVLKARDGDVTNTRMDLATSLVVRGSTGRPVAG from the coding sequence ATGACCGACGACGTTCTTCCCGGCCGGGTCACCCTGGCCGCCGTGGCGGCCGAGGCCCAGGTGTCCCTCTCGACCGTGTCCAAGGTGCTCAACGGGCGCACCGACGTGTCCGCGGGGACCCGTGACCGGGTCGAGGCGCTGCTCGTCCAGCACGGCTACCGGCGCCGCAAGAGCCCCACGGCCTCGGCCCCCCTCATCGAGATCGTGTTCCACGAGCTCGAGAGCATCTGGGCCATGGAGCTCATCCGTGGCGTCGAGGACGTCGCGCGCGAGCACGGCGCGAGCGTCGTGCTGACCGAGTCGGGCACCCGGCACGCCCCCGGGCCCGAGTGGATCGAGGGCGTCCTCGCCCGCCGGCCGCTCGGCGTCGTGCTCGTCTTCTCGACGCTGCCCGCGGCCGTCAAGGAGCAGCTCCGTTCCCGGGCCATCCCGTTCGCGGTCATCGACCCCGCCGGCGACCCCGAGCCCGACGTCCCGTCGGTCGGCTCCGCGAACTGGCAGGGCGGGCTCATGGCCACGCGCCACCTCATCGAGCTCGGCCACCGCCGCATCGGCGTCATCACGGGCCCCGAGGACATGATGTGCTCGCTCGCCCGCCTCGACGGCTACCGGTCGGCCCTCGGCACGGCCGGGATCACGGCGGACCCCGACCTCGTGCGGTTCGGCGACTTCCACCCCCAGGGCGGCACCGACCGCGCCGAGGAGCTCCTGAGCCTGCCCGAGCCGCCCACCGCGATCTTCGCGGGCTCGGACCTCCAGGCCCTGGGCGTGCTCGAGGCCGCACGTCGGCACGGGCTGCGCGTCCCCGAGGACCTCTCGATCGTCGGGTACGACGACGTCCCCGTGGCCCGCTGGTCGAGCCCCGCGCTGACCACGATCCACCAGCCCCTCCAGGAGATGGGCCAGGAGGCCGCGCGGCTCGTCCTCAAGGCGCGCGACGGCGACGTCACGAACACGCGCATGGACCTCGCGACGAGCCTCGTGGTCCGCGGCAGCACTGGACGGCCCGTCGCGGGCTGA
- a CDS encoding GmrSD restriction endonuclease domain-containing protein — protein sequence MAELDSQPKTLQTIYSWFSQNKLYVNRRYQRKLVWTLPEKQKLVSSVLRELPIPAVLLAEREGGAYEIIDGLQRLHTLMSFVETSFPTEEGDLFDVKRFLTAHERQKAVGFSKPAGEYGLLGAREIATFLDYPLSISIMRGASEAEVDDVFSRINTYGHLLSNQERRQAGVQGDFPKLVRELASELRGDVSEETLELAQMPMISIDLPKMKHGYAVQADQVFWVAQGILNGGNLRDSMDEQCVADIVASIVGGQILDSSKDALDSVYNAGDAESERISLALDSYGASRIKDEFKYCIQEVQNIAAAGGSEKLRKVLFRGSSNNPFPNVFTVLLIALHESLVTEKRTIADHAGVKRALANLSDRFDSSRKSTISDERRKNVNIVKGLIASSLVDGAPDGVYSNPSMIDLDAIIRRSQVETARYELKQGILALAESRDVNSSVMEKVIKTICGIANCGPEAGGVVLIGVADKPADVQRIAELDGVTPIQVGGRSVVGITREAGLLGETVEQYVGRWKHSIRNSGLSEPLRSEVLSAFDFNDYLGLGVLVLRVPVQRTLSYVDDRVYVRSHDDTVELTSPPEIAAAATRFR from the coding sequence ATGGCCGAACTGGATTCTCAACCAAAGACCCTTCAGACGATCTACAGCTGGTTCAGTCAGAACAAGCTCTACGTAAATCGACGGTACCAGCGCAAGCTTGTATGGACTCTGCCAGAAAAGCAGAAGCTAGTGAGTTCAGTCTTGCGCGAACTCCCAATTCCGGCAGTCTTGCTTGCCGAACGAGAAGGGGGAGCATACGAAATTATCGACGGCTTGCAGAGACTCCATACGCTCATGTCGTTCGTCGAAACTTCCTTTCCAACAGAAGAAGGGGACCTCTTCGACGTTAAGCGTTTCCTGACTGCCCACGAGCGTCAGAAAGCGGTAGGCTTTTCCAAGCCTGCCGGTGAATACGGTCTACTAGGCGCCCGGGAGATCGCAACCTTCCTCGACTACCCGCTATCGATCTCTATCATGCGGGGCGCGTCGGAGGCAGAAGTTGATGATGTGTTTTCGAGAATCAATACCTATGGTCATCTGCTCAGCAACCAGGAGCGGCGACAAGCAGGGGTTCAAGGAGATTTCCCAAAGCTTGTTCGGGAGTTGGCGAGCGAACTAAGAGGAGATGTCTCGGAAGAAACGCTCGAGTTGGCCCAAATGCCAATGATCAGTATCGACTTGCCGAAAATGAAGCACGGCTACGCCGTTCAGGCGGACCAAGTGTTCTGGGTCGCGCAGGGAATTCTGAACGGTGGAAATCTCCGCGATAGCATGGATGAGCAGTGCGTTGCAGACATTGTTGCGAGCATTGTAGGCGGGCAGATCCTTGATAGTTCGAAAGATGCCTTGGATAGCGTCTATAATGCGGGAGACGCCGAGAGCGAGCGGATTTCGTTGGCCCTGGACTCCTACGGGGCGTCTCGCATCAAGGACGAGTTCAAGTACTGCATTCAGGAGGTGCAGAATATTGCGGCTGCGGGCGGCTCGGAGAAGTTGAGAAAGGTCCTCTTCAGGGGGTCCTCAAACAACCCGTTCCCGAACGTTTTCACCGTATTGCTGATTGCGCTTCACGAGTCGCTCGTTACTGAAAAGCGCACCATTGCAGACCATGCCGGAGTTAAGCGTGCTCTCGCAAACTTGAGTGACAGGTTCGACTCGTCAAGAAAGAGTACAATCTCCGACGAGCGGCGAAAGAATGTGAACATTGTTAAAGGCTTGATTGCGAGTTCGCTCGTGGATGGAGCGCCCGATGGGGTGTATTCGAATCCGTCGATGATTGACCTGGATGCAATAATCAGGCGATCGCAGGTCGAAACGGCGCGCTACGAACTCAAGCAGGGAATCCTCGCGTTGGCGGAATCTCGCGATGTGAATTCTTCCGTAATGGAAAAGGTGATAAAGACAATTTGCGGCATTGCGAATTGCGGTCCTGAGGCTGGTGGTGTTGTCTTGATCGGCGTCGCTGACAAGCCTGCAGACGTGCAGCGAATCGCTGAACTGGACGGCGTTACGCCCATTCAGGTCGGAGGGAGAAGTGTGGTCGGCATTACCCGGGAAGCTGGATTGCTCGGAGAAACTGTGGAGCAGTACGTCGGCCGCTGGAAGCACTCGATTAGGAATTCTGGACTTTCCGAACCTCTGCGTTCTGAAGTCCTCAGCGCATTTGATTTTAACGACTACCTGGGGCTGGGTGTGCTGGTTCTCCGAGTTCCAGTTCAGCGTACTCTATCCTACGTCGATGATAGGGTCTATGTGCGATCGCATGACGACACGGTTGAATTGACATCCCCTCCCGAGATCGCGGCTGCGGCTACCAGATTCCGGTGA